A portion of the Rubritalea squalenifaciens DSM 18772 genome contains these proteins:
- a CDS encoding AraC family transcriptional regulator, giving the protein MMSPDSESTSYARRILQRMEDPAHPLPAIPGLSFFRFDEPAEPESYLLEPSICFILQGTKRIHLGENVYSYDSDHFLVTPIDLPTIAEIQRASTDQPYLGLALQLDPKLALQYIIQEKLPRAPLPSDHAGLATAPLTAPMRNALHRLLDLIDEPEHISALAPLIQQEILYRALTSPAGPSLLQTISGSQRSYQIGQVIESIKSDLSQSLRIDDLARQHGMSPSTLHHHFKSLTAMSPLQYQKHLRLNAARGLMLNQGIDAANAAFQVGYESPSQFSREYNRLFGAPPLRDIKTLRQKSSQ; this is encoded by the coding sequence ATGATGTCCCCAGATTCAGAAAGCACCAGCTACGCCAGACGCATCCTGCAGCGCATGGAGGACCCGGCACACCCGCTGCCCGCCATCCCCGGACTCAGCTTCTTCCGCTTCGATGAACCTGCCGAGCCGGAGAGCTACCTGTTAGAGCCCAGCATCTGCTTCATCCTCCAGGGCACCAAGCGCATCCACCTGGGGGAAAATGTCTACAGCTATGATAGCGACCACTTCCTCGTCACCCCCATCGACCTGCCCACCATTGCAGAGATCCAGCGTGCCAGCACAGACCAGCCCTACCTCGGACTGGCCCTGCAGCTCGACCCCAAGCTAGCGCTCCAGTACATCATCCAGGAGAAACTTCCCAGAGCCCCCCTCCCCAGCGATCACGCCGGGCTGGCCACCGCCCCGCTCACCGCCCCCATGCGCAACGCCCTGCACAGGCTGTTAGACCTGATCGACGAGCCAGAGCACATCTCCGCACTCGCTCCACTCATCCAGCAGGAAATCCTCTACCGCGCACTCACCAGCCCCGCAGGCCCCAGCCTGCTGCAGACCATCAGCGGCAGCCAGCGCTCCTATCAGATCGGGCAGGTCATCGAGTCCATCAAAAGCGACCTGTCCCAGTCACTGCGCATCGATGACTTGGCGCGCCAGCACGGCATGAGCCCCTCCACCCTGCACCACCATTTCAAAAGCCTCACCGCCATGAGCCCCCTGCAGTACCAGAAGCACCTCCGGCTCAATGCCGCACGCGGCCTCATGCTCAATCAGGGCATCGATGCCGCCAACGCCGCCTTCCAGGTAGGCTACGAAAGCCCCTCCCAGTTCAGCAGGGAATACAACCGCCTCTTCGGCGCCCCACCCCTCAGAGACATCAAAACCCTCCGCCAAAAAAGCAGCCAGTAG
- a CDS encoding alpha/beta hydrolase family protein → MSRIPKERMEKALAQLETISEEDYAKVQGLANIVKPLRSVLHKTPDDYGMTGWRDIYFPSDDGTPLEGWYIPAKGGQSDKLVIFNHALPMCRAGYPGHLGLPWSAFDAVEIDFVIQMKHLTDAGYNVLAYDIRNHGNSSAANGGLSGIGRWEWRDCVGVKKYVDGHPELGQMKVGLYSQCMGGNSQYEAIYRRPELFENVKCMCSPMVVSMAAIFDAFSELQGISQYQELIDLELLKMGAFVAAEMTPHLFAEGVKMPVLMLQVLDDAWTRNPEDAQKTFDLLGSEEKELLWIEGTTRRFKDGYNYFGRHPEKILPFFDRYMK, encoded by the coding sequence ATGAGTAGAATACCCAAAGAGAGAATGGAGAAGGCTCTGGCGCAGCTTGAGACAATTTCAGAAGAAGACTATGCCAAGGTGCAGGGCCTGGCGAACATCGTGAAACCGCTGCGCAGTGTGCTGCACAAGACGCCGGACGATTATGGCATGACGGGCTGGAGGGATATTTATTTCCCCTCGGATGACGGCACGCCGCTGGAGGGATGGTACATCCCGGCGAAGGGTGGCCAGAGTGACAAGCTGGTGATTTTCAACCATGCCTTGCCGATGTGCCGCGCCGGTTACCCGGGTCACCTGGGGCTGCCGTGGAGCGCCTTTGATGCGGTGGAGATCGACTTCGTGATCCAGATGAAGCACCTCACGGATGCCGGCTACAATGTGCTGGCCTATGACATCCGCAACCACGGCAACAGCAGCGCTGCGAATGGCGGTCTCAGTGGCATCGGCCGCTGGGAGTGGCGCGACTGTGTAGGGGTCAAAAAGTATGTGGATGGCCACCCCGAGCTGGGCCAGATGAAGGTGGGCTTGTACAGCCAGTGCATGGGGGGGAACTCCCAGTACGAGGCGATCTACCGCCGGCCTGAGCTGTTTGAGAATGTGAAGTGCATGTGCAGCCCGATGGTGGTCTCCATGGCGGCTATCTTTGATGCCTTCTCAGAGCTGCAGGGGATCAGCCAGTACCAGGAGCTGATCGATCTGGAGCTGCTGAAGATGGGGGCCTTTGTGGCTGCGGAGATGACTCCCCACCTCTTTGCGGAGGGGGTCAAGATGCCTGTGCTCATGCTGCAGGTGCTGGATGACGCCTGGACCCGCAACCCGGAGGATGCCCAGAAAACATTTGACCTGTTAGGAAGCGAGGAGAAGGAGCTGCTGTGGATCGAGGGCACGACCCGCCGCTTCAAGGATGGCTACAACTACTTCGGCCGCCACCCGGAGAAGATCCTGCCCTTCTTTGACAGGTACATGAAGTAG
- a CDS encoding tetratricopeptide repeat-containing sulfotransferase family protein — translation MSAEPKAPSGSQKKNPNAWMEYAAILAKAGYTKQVQIALGKALPLVPAAMRSQFHCQSGRIYRLSWQLDHALASFSKALKDPQHKVHALTGLAECYERRSQLDKAAELLEGIPTQPDGSLVHARILRRLGRVEEAEKLLGTIPAQGPRIPESLTARVWHERYLLADQSGDYPLAWSHLEQCKQTIRQSWQGPQLAAMLTQRRHAMAVMLATLQQLQPETVERWISENAALGQPPHGFILGLPRSGTTLVEKLLSQQADIVTTDERDTLARTVFEPLSTRITTTADPQADAAHFLSTLDSLSPAFIKSGTKHYYQELDKQLPQKTAGRPVLDKNPGYSESALLIARLCPGARIIYPQRDPRAVFSSIWALFPEQPSEISIFWLQQDTLAEWMNHTRQVWQHLRRLLPASLWTEVHYEDLVTRPQEEATRLSTFLGLPSNKPAKASPQIERSPSYAEISQAPHQHSIEKWKHYATQLAPGLERLAEGEG, via the coding sequence ATGAGCGCCGAACCCAAAGCCCCCTCAGGATCCCAAAAGAAGAACCCTAACGCCTGGATGGAATACGCCGCCATACTCGCCAAGGCCGGCTACACCAAGCAAGTCCAGATCGCCCTCGGCAAGGCGCTGCCGCTCGTCCCCGCCGCCATGCGCAGCCAGTTCCACTGCCAGAGCGGCCGCATCTACCGCCTATCCTGGCAGCTGGACCACGCCCTCGCCAGCTTCAGCAAGGCGCTCAAGGACCCCCAGCACAAAGTCCACGCCCTCACTGGCCTGGCTGAGTGCTACGAGCGCCGCAGCCAGCTGGACAAAGCCGCCGAGCTGCTAGAAGGCATCCCCACCCAGCCAGACGGCAGCCTGGTCCACGCCCGCATCCTGCGCCGCCTCGGCCGCGTGGAGGAAGCCGAGAAATTGTTAGGCACCATCCCCGCCCAGGGCCCCCGCATCCCGGAGTCCCTCACCGCCCGCGTTTGGCACGAGCGCTACCTGCTCGCCGACCAATCAGGAGACTACCCGCTAGCCTGGAGCCACCTGGAGCAGTGCAAGCAGACCATCCGCCAGTCCTGGCAGGGGCCCCAGCTCGCCGCCATGCTCACCCAGCGGCGCCACGCCATGGCCGTCATGCTGGCCACCCTGCAGCAGCTCCAGCCAGAGACCGTGGAGCGCTGGATCAGTGAGAACGCCGCGCTCGGCCAGCCCCCGCACGGCTTCATCCTGGGCCTGCCGCGCTCCGGCACCACCCTCGTGGAAAAGCTCCTCTCCCAGCAGGCAGACATCGTCACCACGGATGAGCGGGACACCCTCGCCCGCACCGTCTTCGAGCCCCTCTCCACCCGCATCACCACCACCGCAGATCCGCAGGCGGATGCCGCCCACTTCCTCAGCACCCTGGACTCCCTCAGCCCCGCCTTCATCAAGAGCGGCACCAAGCACTACTACCAGGAGCTCGACAAACAGCTCCCCCAGAAAACCGCCGGCCGCCCCGTGCTGGACAAGAACCCCGGCTACTCGGAATCCGCCCTCCTCATCGCCCGGCTCTGCCCCGGCGCCCGCATCATCTACCCGCAGCGCGATCCCCGCGCCGTCTTCTCCTCCATCTGGGCACTCTTCCCCGAGCAGCCCAGCGAGATCAGCATCTTCTGGCTGCAGCAGGACACCCTCGCCGAGTGGATGAACCACACCCGCCAGGTCTGGCAGCACCTCCGCCGCCTCCTCCCCGCCAGCCTCTGGACCGAAGTCCACTACGAGGACCTCGTCACCCGACCGCAGGAAGAAGCCACCCGCCTGTCCACCTTCCTAGGTCTCCCCTCTAACAAACCCGCCAAAGCCAGCCCGCAGATCGAGCGCAGCCCCAGCTACGCGGAAATCTCCCAAGCCCCCCACCAGCACTCCATCGAAAAATGGAAACACTACGCCACCCAGCTCGCACCCGGCCTGGAGCGGCTGGCGGAGGGAGAAGGATAA